A region from the Buteo buteo chromosome 19, bButBut1.hap1.1, whole genome shotgun sequence genome encodes:
- the TNFRSF13C gene encoding tumor necrosis factor receptor superfamily member 13C, translating into MRERGSHSHSAMSSSGKATGASSCLSSQCFDLLTRSCVKCSYLFRDNTTLPLLTLPASRPTAEPGHTAPTSALAPTIPSADLPSTLLIFGVPAAVGLILVLAALWGVLACKVGKQRRKRKAADEEAEANMDATSPLPSLGCQDPAVLEGDATQAPARALCPHLNGGLKMPGLPGKAGAKRRPCCQGDADGDIVLLSAVYPRHEECNHGFPLPATELGAAALVTTKTTQNSTGEERA; encoded by the exons ATGCGGGAGCGGGGCTCTCACTCCCACTCTGCCATGTCCTCATCAGGAAAAGCCACCGgtgcttcctcctgcctctcctcccagtGCTTCGACCTCCTGACCAGGTCCTGCGTCAAGTGCTCCTACTTGTTCAGGGACAACACAA CTCTTCCCCTCCTGACGCTGCCGGCATCTCGCCCCACAGCAGAGCCCGGACACACAGCGCCCACCTCCGCCCTGGCACCCACCATCCCCTCGGCAGAcctgcccagcaccctcctGATCTTTGGGGTCCCAGCAGCGGTGGGGCTCATCCTGGTCCTGGCCGCCCTCTGGGGCGTCCTGGCCTGCAAGgtggggaagcagaggaggaagaggaaggcagcGGACGAGGAGGCCGAAG CAAACATGGATGCCaccagccccctgcccagcctgggctgCCAGGACCCTGCCGTGCTGGAGGGAGATGCCACTCAGGCCCCAGCCCGAGCTCTGTGCCCACATCTCAATGGAGGCCTGAAGATGCCGGGGCTGCCTGGGAAAGCAGGGGCGAAACGGAGGCCATGCTGCCAGGGTGATGCTGACGGTGACATCgtcctgctctctgctgtgtACCCCCGGCACGAGGAGTGCAACCATGGCTTCCCACTGCCCGCCACCgagctgggggctgcagccctggtCACCACCAAAACCACCCAGAACTCTACCGGAGAGGAGAGAGCCTGA